The window TGAATCGGTCCATCAGGAAGATGCTGTAGTCGATTCCGAGCGCAATCAAGATAACGAATGCAAAGAACGGAACCGCCCAGCTGATACCGGAGTATCCAAGCACGTTAACAAAGATTGATTCGGAAATTGCCATTGATGTGTAATAGGTCAAAATCAGTGAACCAATCAAGTAAATCGGCATGATGATTGATCGGAACAAGATCATCAGGATCAGGAAGATGCCGCTAAGCATGAAGATTACAGTGCGGGAATAATCCTGTCCGGATATTATATTCAAATCATTATGCATACTAGATACGCCGCCTATAGCAACATCGGCATTCTCGAGGCCGGTATCCTTAACCGCGCGCTCTACCGCTTGCTCCAAAGGTTCAACAGAGTTAATCGCGTCATTGGAGTATGGATTGACGTCAAAGACAACATCCATCGTCATCACTTTGCGGTCTGAATTCATATAGGCATCTAACGCTTCGTCAAACTCGCCGCTAGCAAGTGCCTCCTCAGGTACATAGAAGCCATTGCGCTCATTGGCAGCAACCTCATTCAAATATCCCTGTGCATCCTCAAGCCCGTCAGCAACTTGATTTAAACCATCGGTCCCTTGCTCAAGGCCATCTGTCAATTCACCAAGCTGGCCGCCGATCTGTTCAAAACCATTCAAAAGCTGTTGCTGTCCATTGTTAATGCTGGTCAATCCGCCAGTAAATTTCGGGAGGTTTCCGACAATTTGTCCCTGGCCATTAGCCAATTGGTCGAGTCCAGCCTGCTGCTTGGAAATGCCTTCAATCAGCTGCTCCATTCCGCCAATAAGTTTTTCTTCACCGTCAATCAGCTGTATGAGGCCAGCATTCGCCTCAGAGATTCCACCCTGGACCTTTGCAAGCTCACTGTTCAACTGGTTCAACCCGGATTTCAAGCCACGCTCAGGGTCATTTATATAACCTAGTGCGGTCAGTACATTTGCTTTCAAATCAGCATAGTTCTTATCAGCCAGTGCCCCCATTGCAGCCGGGTTTTTCTCAAGCTCAGTCATATTATTATTAGCAGCAACTAGTAAGCCCTCAACATCCTGCAGGCCTCCAGCGACGCCCTGGTAGCCATTATGCAGCTCTCCGACGCCAGATGCAATGGACTTATAGCCTTCTAGCAATCTCTTATATTCAACAAGCATTTTTTCAGAGCTTGCCTTCGCTTCAGCAAGGCCGCTGCGGATCTGCTCAGATCCAGCCGACCCCGCCCTGATCCCATCTTCAATTTTCGCAAGATTAGTCTGGACCACTCCCATATTGCTCTTTAATTCATTCGTACCCTTAATCAGTTCAGAGATTCCATCTGAAGTCTCTTTAAGCTTCGGTGCTGAAGCAGAAAGCTTTTCTTCTGCCTCAGACAAACCGCCACTGATTTGCTTGATGCCGTCATTTCCTTCGCCAAGGCCTTCACTAAGTGACTTGGCCTGGCCGGATACGTACAACTCATCAATCGGTTCACCAGTCGGGCGCGTGACCGAACGGACTGTTTTTACATTGTCAACCTTGGCAATTTCTTCACTGATTTTTTCAGCCACGGCCAAATATTCTGGCCTATCAAGCGGTTCATCATTCTTAATGACAATTTGGGATGGCATCGATTCGCCAGGGCCAAAACCATCGGAAATGATATCGAATGCTTTGATTGAATTGAACTCGTCGCCAATTTCCTCCAGAGAATTGAAGGAAAGCTCCCCTTCATACGTGAACAAAAACGGAAGTGATACGGCCAAAACTATCAGCAACGCAATCAATGGACGTGCCAGCGCAAACGAACCGACAAACTTCCAAAGTCCGCTATCCTTATGTTCAAGCGTTCCTTTAGCCGGCCAGAACAGCTT is drawn from Bacillus sp. FJAT-18017 and contains these coding sequences:
- a CDS encoding MMPL family transporter, translated to MKHILKFKWLVMAAWVAIIAVLVIVAPNMEELVREKGQISVPDGYSSTLAQEILSEAQKEDSAGNESQVALVFHSDKKLTDSDFAEAEKGVNALEAQKEKLGITEVMSHFNESSLKDQLVSKDGKTILVSVKVDLAGREAKEVTNGLYEALDGVEMDHYYTSSWMVADDLVTNSQEGLKKTEGITVVFILVVLLLVFRSVMAPVIPLIAVGLSYLTSQSIVAILVDKVDFPLSTFTQIFLVAVLFGIGTDYCILLMSRFKEEMQHHESIGDAIVTTYRTAGKTVFFSALAVMVGFASIGFSEFVLYQSAAAVAVGVGVLMLALVTVVPFFMAVFGRKLFWPAKGTLEHKDSGLWKFVGSFALARPLIALLIVLAVSLPFLFTYEGELSFNSLEEIGDEFNSIKAFDIISDGFGPGESMPSQIVIKNDEPLDRPEYLAVAEKISEEIAKVDNVKTVRSVTRPTGEPIDELYVSGQAKSLSEGLGEGNDGIKQISGGLSEAEEKLSASAPKLKETSDGISELIKGTNELKSNMGVVQTNLAKIEDGIRAGSAGSEQIRSGLAEAKASSEKMLVEYKRLLEGYKSIASGVGELHNGYQGVAGGLQDVEGLLVAANNNMTELEKNPAAMGALADKNYADLKANVLTALGYINDPERGLKSGLNQLNSELAKVQGGISEANAGLIQLIDGEEKLIGGMEQLIEGISKQQAGLDQLANGQGQIVGNLPKFTGGLTSINNGQQQLLNGFEQIGGQLGELTDGLEQGTDGLNQVADGLEDAQGYLNEVAANERNGFYVPEEALASGEFDEALDAYMNSDRKVMTMDVVFDVNPYSNDAINSVEPLEQAVERAVKDTGLENADVAIGGVSSMHNDLNIISGQDYSRTVIFMLSGIFLILMILFRSIIMPIYLIGSLILTYYTSMAISESIFVNVLGYSGISWAVPFFAFVILIALGIDYSIFLMDRFNEFKAMRVEDAILEAMKKMGTVIISAAVILGGTFAAMMPSGVLSLLQIATILLIGLILYALFILPLFVPVMVKMFGKANWWPFMGKGN